From Quercus robur chromosome 8, dhQueRobu3.1, whole genome shotgun sequence:
tataataagTGGTGGGAGATGAAAGGAAACATCTCTAGATATCTGAACATTTATGGACTAAAAGCTATTTTATGCTAAAGAACTTATGAGCTGAAAATGATGTGAGAAATTTTTTAAGATGATAGTCTTCTTAAGAGTTGATTGTGGGTGGGTTCTTTTATAGTGAAGCTTTAGGAATTGTCAATTTTTATTACTAATTGAATCCCAATGTTCAAAGCCAAACTTTATACGTTTTGGGATATCAAAGCATTCAAAGTGAtgatactaaaaaaattaagcttttaaccatttaaaaaactactttatttattttaacatttcacTTTGCAGTACATTCAACatcaaaagttctatttttttactacttcatttaaatatttttttatattaaaatctctctctctaaagcaAGAACGACccaacaaacccaaacccacaagaACAACCCAACAAACCCACAACTACCTCCACTAGCGAACCCACAGCCAACTCCACTGCCACCCACaaccctcacaaatcaaaacTCCTGGccaaaaccaaatcacaaaccAACAACATccccacccccccaccccccccccccccccaacgcACTGCCACAACCAAAACCAGCCCACCACAACTCtcacttaaataaataattaaataaaacccaCCTTAACCACCACACCCAACAACCCACCATCACTGCCACAAAAAACCCATAGCCCTACCTACTGCCACAGCAACCTAATTCAACCAAAACACATCAAATCTAACCCAACAACAAACCCACTACTGCCAGCATTACACAAAGCCAACCTAGCCACAAACCCATTTCTTCTTCATCCTTCATCTGACCCAACCACAAACCCACTACTGCCGGCATTACACAAAGCCAACCTAGCCACAAACCCATTTCTTCTTAATCCTTCATCTgacagagagaagagagaagaaaatccaTAGATACGAAGAGAGGGAGGGAGCACAaggtgagagaaagagagacaaaggGAGTGCCAGAGAGAAAAGttacaaataaaaaactattgtttttataactttataGCTACCGTCGACTGTAGCTTAAATGCCAAAAATAGCGATCGTTAACCTATGGATCTTTGCCCCTTAAAATTTCAGGCCAAATTCATTTTTATACAATTTCAGTACCTCTATTAAAAATAGCAGAATATACCATTTAATCAAAAGTCACTGGCTAAATTTTAGATCAATTTTATCAAATTGGAGATAAACAATTCCAATTTTAGTGCGAAGGTTAAGGCATTTCAAATTTGCATATCAAAACCAATTCAAGCATACATTGGGGTCCTCCTATCCAGAAGTATCCACCACCTAAAGTCAACAAATTGTGGCCTGGTTTTGGTGAAACAACATTACATTTCTACTTTAATTTTTCACCTAAGGCACACATCCGTCCATTCCTATCCAAAATCTCAAACCAACATTTCCCAAGCCAGCAATACTCATTACAAGCACAGCACTCTGATCAAAAACAGAAAACGTAGACTAGCATATCACCAACAGCTACAAACGAAAATTTGATTATAACTAAATATGTCACTGACAATTGCCACACGCACAAAGTCAAAATACTTAAACCACATTTTCACATACCAAAAACACCATATACCTTTTTATGCAATGCAAAAATGACAAATTCCCCATTAAAGCCAAAACAAACAGACAATAATCATGTAGTCGCAATCattaaaaattcaattcaacTAGAATTAAATGTTGCATAATCAATGTCATTAACTATTTCATCAAGCAgtgagattaaaaaataaaaataagaagtaaaaaaaaaaaacaaaggtttAGCAATCTCTTCTATGACTAGTAGAAGATTGATCAATATTCACATTAACTACTACCACCTGAAACCCCTaaactactactactacaacTCAACAATCACATAAAGACTCACACCCTAACCAAAACTAAAGGAAAAAAGACACTAAATCTGATACCAACTATCGTAGAATACCCCGAAAATCCACAACTCTCTGCCCTCTTTCTCAATTTCAATCTAAGAATCATCGTCTCCACCAGTGGCCTTTGAGGACCCAGCCTTCTTGGGAAGAAGAAGGTTGTGGATGTTGGGCATGACACCACCATTGGCAATCGTCACATCACCAAGAAGCTTGCTGAGCTCCTCGTCGTTTCGGACCGCAAGCTGAATGTGGCGTGGCACAATCCTTGTCTTCTTGTTGTCCCTTGCTGCATTTCCGGCGAGTTCAAGAACCTGACAGAACAGAGCaaaccccaaaatttcaatttcagaaCCCCAATTTCCCAATTTGCACTAACGATCTAAAAACCTAGATTTCCCAATTAGCAAAATTCACTGCTTTTTCAAGAGGGCTTTAATGTTTTTTTCCATGAGGatagaaaaaatcaaattttggaagaAATCATGcaacattttcaataaaaacgAAACCCTAGATTAACAAATTCGAGATTTTTACAACATATTGAAAATCTTTGCGGGGGCTTttacttaaaaacacaaaaaccaatgATTTCGAAACAGATTCACAAATCCTATAAATTTGCACAAAT
This genomic window contains:
- the LOC126694754 gene encoding probable histone H2A.3 — translated: MAGRGKTLGSGAAKKAQSRSSKAGLQFPVGRIARFLKAGKYAERVGAGAPVYLAAVLEYLAAEVLELAGNAARDNKKTRIVPRHIQLAVRNDEELSKLLGDVTIANGGVMPNIHNLLLPKKAGSSKATGGDDDS